Proteins encoded together in one Nyctibius grandis isolate bNycGra1 chromosome 1, bNycGra1.pri, whole genome shotgun sequence window:
- the SMIM28 gene encoding small integral membrane protein 28, whose amino-acid sequence MRWLLGSGWKRFGHADRGNYDWLNSEPGGPLLETELQSRQQTSSTKDDIEPFLCIILPATMMLFLAFLLLFLYRRCQRPIPQGQIFSIDLPEALPEHDVSNFLSVLPWNSEQSFHYSTLLPDATFLTVCLPPSYEEATMKTPMDEAHIELSPDPVPPYEESTLQSSSTK is encoded by the exons ATGAGGTGGCTCTTAGGCAGCGGCTGGAAAAGATTTGGACACGCTGACAGGGGGAACTATGACTGGCTAAACAGCGAACCGGGTGGGCCGCTTCTGGAAACAGAGCTTCAG AGCAGACAACAGACAAGTTCAACCAAAGATGACATAGAACCATTTCTGTGCATCATATTGCCTGCCACCATGATGCTCTTCCTGGCattcctgctgctcttcctgtACCGTCGTTGCCAGCGCCCCATACCACAGGGGCAGATCTTCAGCATCGACCTCCCTGAGGCCCTGCCCGAGCATGATGTCTCCAATTTCCTTTCCGTGCTGCCCTGGAACAGCGAACAGAGTTTCCACTACTCCACTCTGCTCCCTGATGCCACGTTCCTCACTGTGTGTTTGCCTCCGTCCTATGAGGAGGCCACCATGAAGACTCCCATGGATGAGGCTCACATTGAGCTCTCTCCAGACCCAGTGCCTCCTTATGAAGAGAGCACGCTGCAGTCCAGCAGCACCAAATAA